From Spartobacteria bacterium, one genomic window encodes:
- a CDS encoding nucleotidyl transferase AbiEii/AbiGii toxin family protein, with amino-acid sequence MNDAVGQMLSRYTCRTTDDYEHALREILQELALLGLWRGKFFEHAAFYGETALRILHGLDRFSEDMGFSLLTQDSSFDFMHYATFIEKELSAWGFTATMEYRKKKKQTAIESAFLKANTAEQLLMVKTPERIARQIPVQRLLRIKIEVDICPPMDFQTEMQYILQPIPFAVRAYSLDCLQAGKLHALLFRSWKNRVKGRDWYDWVWYCARKIPVNLRHLQERMVQSGHWTADRVLTHDDLTALLKDKIERLDIESAKIDADRFTKNADALNGWSKDLFLHLAETMSVT; translated from the coding sequence ATGAATGATGCTGTTGGACAAATGCTGTCGCGTTATACCTGCCGCACGACGGACGATTATGAGCATGCGCTACGAGAAATCCTCCAGGAGTTGGCGTTGTTGGGTTTGTGGCGCGGGAAGTTTTTTGAACATGCCGCTTTTTATGGAGAGACTGCGCTGCGCATCCTGCATGGGCTGGACCGTTTTTCAGAAGACATGGGTTTCTCTCTGCTGACGCAGGATTCGTCGTTCGACTTCATGCACTACGCGACCTTTATAGAGAAGGAGCTGTCGGCATGGGGATTTACTGCAACAATGGAATATCGTAAAAAGAAGAAACAAACGGCTATTGAGTCGGCGTTTTTAAAAGCAAATACAGCAGAGCAACTGCTTATGGTGAAGACCCCGGAACGAATCGCTCGGCAGATTCCGGTGCAGCGTCTTTTGCGCATAAAAATCGAAGTGGATATTTGTCCGCCCATGGATTTTCAAACGGAAATGCAGTATATCCTGCAACCGATTCCCTTTGCCGTTCGTGCCTATTCTTTAGACTGCTTACAGGCAGGTAAATTACACGCATTACTGTTTAGATCATGGAAAAATCGGGTCAAAGGGCGCGACTGGTACGACTGGGTCTGGTATTGCGCCCGAAAAATCCCGGTGAACCTTCGGCATTTGCAGGAACGTATGGTGCAAAGCGGACATTGGACAGCAGACCGCGTATTGACACATGACGATCTGACGGCATTGCTGAAGGACAAAATTGAACGGCTTGATATCGAGTCCGCCAAGATAGATGCAGACCGCTTTACAAAAAATGCGGATGCACTAAACGGCTGGTCGAAGGACTTATTTCTACATTTGGCGGAAACGATGTCGGTGACATGA